The nucleotide sequence ACAGGGGGCGGTCATTGCCGGTGATATTCAGTTCTTCAACGTTCTCAAGCGTGAGGACAGCTGATACCCCAGACCCTGCATTGTCGTAGTTTACGACATCATAGGAACCACCCAGATCAAAACCACCAATAATCAAGGACCCCGCGCCAAGATTCACAGTTTGCATCCCGGATCCGCCCCGCACGGCCTGGCTGTCTTCACCCGTCACGTGGATAAGACCCATATTGGTCAGTGTCGATCCGCTACCGAGAAGAACCACCCCATCGGAGTCCACGCCGCGGGTCATGATTTTCCCGCTGTTGATGTTCGTTGTATTGCGACCTTGTGAGAAAATCCCGGACGATGAATCGCCGGTCGTCACGATGTTTCCCAAATTCGTGTTCGCGGTGCTGGAGCCAAAAGACAGTATGCCGTCGGCGTCAAAACCACTTGTCCGCACGTCACCGCTGTTGGTGTTTGTGGAGGCAAAGCCAGTGGACAAAAGGCCATCAGACAGGTCACCTTGGGTCACGATGCTTCCGCTGTTGATGTTTTGCGAGACCCGTCCGCGCGAAAAAATGCCACCGGATTGACCACCCAAAGTGCTAATCGAACCGGTGTTGGTGTTCACAGCATTCGCTTCAAAGGTCAAAATACCGTCTGCATCAAACCCATCTGTGCTGATCCGACCGTTGTTCGTATTTGTTGCATCCGCCCGATTAGAAACAATGCCGTCACCCTGCTCTCCCAGAGTTGTGATCGTACCGTTGTTGATGCTCGCCGCACCCACACCGCCTGAAAAAATACCGCCCGCGTCAAACCCCGTCGTATTGATCGTACCGTCGTTTATGACGGTTGCTTCTTCAGCGCTGATCACCACACCGTCGTCGTCTGCAACATCAATTGCGCCGCCAGTTTCGATAGTGAGGCTGTCCCCATCTTCATCCAATGCCACACTCTCAATGACGATCTGACCGTCTTGAATAACGACCGCCTCTTGACCGAAAGCGGGCTGATAGCTGGCCAGCCCCACAGCAAGAGCAATGAGGCAGACAGCTTGCATCTGTCGAAGAGAATTGGAGTTTTTCATACTGTCATCCCGCAAATTTTTACAAACCGGCGGTTCAGATTTGACTGCCGCCGCATTGTTTACGTACGTGAAGCTTTTTTATTCTCGGCAGACCGCAAAAAACAAAAAAGCGCGCAGCTTCCGCTGCGCGCTAAGACCAATCGCGATGGTCGGGCGGTATGCGCCCTAGTTTAGCAGGTTCGGCACAATCGTGACGACCGCCGGGAAGAACGCCAACAGCAGCAACCCAAAGACCTGAATGCCAATGAACGGCATCACGCCCTTATAAATCTGCCCCGTGGTAATCGATTTGGGCGCGACCCCCGTAGGTAGAACAGTGCAAAGCCGAAGGGTGGCGTCAGGAAGGACGTTTGCAGGTTCACCGCGATCATGATTGTGACCCATTTGGGATCAAACGTCCCGCCATAGATAACCGGCCCCACAATGGGGATGACGATGTAAATGATCTCCAAAAAGTCGAGCACGAAGCCCAGCATGAACAGCACCAGCATCACCAGCAGGAACACGGTCCATTCATTGTCGAACGAGCGCAGGAACTGTTGGATGTAATGCTCGCCTCCGAATGAGATCAGCACAAGGTTCAGCAGCTGCGAGCCGATCAGGATGGTGAAGACCATGGAGGTCACTTTCGCCGTCTCGCGCACAACGGGCGCCAAGACGCCACCTGCGATCAGAACCCAGCAAGACCAGAGCAGACCAAAGAGTGCAAAGAGGAAGCTGCCGAAGGCCACCAGATAGGCCACCCGGTTTTCAAACAGAACCACTTCCTGCCCCAGACGCATATCAAAGTTCACCCCGACCAAAAGCATCACTACGATGGCCGTCGCGGTCAGCAATACCATGCGGCCGGACCGCCCTTGGTCTTGCAGCTTGCGATACGCCGCCAGCAAGATCGCACCACCTGCACCCAAAGCCGCAGCCGGGGTTGGATTTGTGATACCGCCCAGGATGGACCCCAGCACAGCCACGATCAGCACAAGCGGTGGGAACACCACGCGCAGGATTTCATTGCCAGCCAACAGCTTCGCTGCAACACGCAGGCCATAAAAGGCAATTATTGTTGGAATGGCCAGCAAGAGCGTTGTTTGCCCTGGCGTTGTCAGCGGTGAGATGATGAGGATGTCGGTCAACAGAACCAATCCGACCCCGACCGCTCCAACAATCAGCGGACGCGCATCGGCGCTTGGCGCCACGCCGCGTGCTATAGCCAGCATCAGGCCCATCAAGACCGCAAAGATCGCGATGCCCGACCCGATGGGTGCGGCTGCCTCGACCTTTTGCATCACACGCTCGGCACGTTCTTCGGGTGACAATTCGCGCGCTTGTTCAACCCCGCCAGCCTCATCAATCGCAGCCTGCTCTGCCAGTGCGGTTTGCCATGCTTCCTCACCATGCAGCTCCTGCATGGAGGCCGCACACTCCTCGCTCACGCGGGTCCGCAAGGATGCGGTTTGGCCCGAAGCCGTGAAGCTATCGACGATCACGGATTGCGACCCAACAAGGTTCGTCTGCCCCATACCAATCGCCAGACCGATAATCCCCACAGGCACCGCGAGGAACCATGTGAAGCTATCGTTGCGGGTAATCACCTCGCCACCTTCACTATCGGCGAACTGGACCGGCGGCGCTTTGGATGGGTTGATCAGGGCAAAGATGAAGGCGTAACCGGCATAAAGCCCGGCGAGCATGATCCCCGGCAACAAGGCCGCCTGGAACAATGTGCCGACAGAGACAACCGCTGGCTCACCCAGGAAGGTCAACGCGTCAGAACACCCGGCCAGCTGCGCGCGCTCTTCCTGAGCGGCGGAATACAGATCACCTGCCAACGTACCCAGAAGAACAATAACAATGGACGGCGGAATGATCTGGCCCAACGTACCCGATGCTGCAATGACACCTGTAGAGAGTTGCGGCGAATACCCGTTCTTGAGCATCGTCGGCAGCGCCAATAGCCCCATGGTCACAACGGTCGCACCAACGATACCTGTTGAAGCGGCAAGGAACGCGCCCACGATCACGATGGAGACAGCGAGACCACCGGGCAACGGGCCAAACACCTTGGCCATTGTCGTCAGCAGCTCATCGGCGATACGTGATCGTTCCAGCACAATCCCCATCATGACGAACATCAGCACGGCCAGCAGCGTCTCAATCGACTGCCCCGCCAAGACGCGTTCATTCATCCGGTTGACCATGAAGCCAACATTGCGGTCTAGGGCAACTTCCCAGCCTTGTGGGAACAAGACATCCTCGTAGCGCGGTAGCTCAGGGTATCGGAAAACCGAGATCGCATCCGGCCGCACCCCTTCGGCGATCAACGCTGCATATTCGGCCGAGTTGGTATCAACAGCTGCATGGATAAGCAGGCCAGAGCTGTCGAGGGCTGCGATAATCGCAAAGGAAATCACCGCAGAGCCTGAGATTGCGAACGCAACCGGGAAGCCTGACAGGATCCCTGCGAACAGTGTGAGAAAGACGATAATGATACCGACTTCGATGCCATCTAATCCGAAAAGCATGGGTCTACCGCCTTACTTTAGTGAATGTCTGCGACAAGTTCGGCGGTTTCATCGCCCATCTTGTCTTTGTCGAGGTTCTTGCCTTCGCTTTCGGGCCCTTCTTTCCACTCCAGATAAGAGCGATAGAAGAATGCCACAGCTTGCAGCAGGATCATGGCTGTGAACACCACGAGCAGAACCTTGAAGAGGAAATAGGCGTTAAAGCCGTTGGGCGAGAAACCAATGGTTTCTACATTCCAGCGCAGTGCGCGGGATTGCGTCAACAACCGGTCCAAAGAACTGGACGCCGAGGGGTTGGGCACGACCAGGTGCCGCCACAAGAAGAACCAGCCATAGAGCCATGTCAGGATCGCCGCAGGCACCATCAGCACCATGGACCCGAACATGTCGATCACCCGCTTGGCACGGTAGCTGATCGCGGAATAGACAAGGTCAACACGGACGTGGCCACCTTGAACGAATGTATAAGACGCGCAAAGCGTGACAATCATCGCGTTGTAGAACTTCAACTGTTCTGACCACCAGCTAACGTCATGCGTCACGGTGATCCCAAAACCGATGCTGATTTCCGATACCGCAAAAACACGCTGCATGAAGATGATCACGATCTGCTGCAGCACCATCAACAAACCAGCCCATGCCGCCGTCCGACCGACGATATTGGCAAAGCCCTCAAGGCCGCGCACGCAGCCCCACATAAAACGGTTGTTGATCAGACCAATGATCGTAACAATCAGGAATATCACAAACACGACGAAAAATAACTCGACCGAGGCACCGTAGTAGATAAAGCGCATCAGCGCTTCTTTCTGCTCGGTCTCCATCGGGCCGTTAATCGACGGCAGCCATGACAGCCATGACCCCGGATTAAACAGTGCGTAAAAGAAGTTATAGAATGCGTCGAGCAGGTTGCCAAAGAACCACCCTATCGCGTTTCCACCCCATGCATCGCCAAGGCCCATGAGAATTCCCCTTCGTGGAAGCTGAATTGGATGCCGCCCCGGCACCGCTTGGTGTGAAGGCCCTGATGCCGCGTGGCATCGGGCCTTCACGATGATCTAGATCATGAAAACATGATCCGCCATGTGGGCTTAGCCCATCACGCGGTCACGCTGCTGGCGGTAGGCACCTTCGGACTGTGTGATCCAGCCGGAAGACGCCGCCATGGACGCGTTGTAGCTGGCGCGCAGACGATCATAGATGTCGTCGCCATTGTACTGGTCCATTGTCTCGCGTGCGGCAGTCCCCATTGCATCCCAAACTGAATCTGGGAACTCCAGAACCTGAACACCACCGGCCTGCAGACGCTGCAACGCTGCACCGTTGTTATTCATGAACTGCGCAAGGTTCCACTGGTGTGCTTCGCCAGATGCGATCTCGATGATCTTCTGGTGCTCTGGGCTCAGGCTTTCAAACACATCAAGGTTTGTGGCCAAAGACAGGGCTGCGCCCGGCTCGTGCATGCTTAGGCTGTGTAGTAGAACTTGGTGATTTCCTGGAAACCAGCCTTCTCGTCTGCCCATGGGCCGATCCACTCGGTGCCGTCAATCGCACCGGAAGCCAGCGCTTGGTACACTTCCGCACCTGGCAGGTTCTGAACAGATGCACCCATGCGACCCAGCGCCTGACCACCAAGGCCCGGCATACGGAACTTCAGGCCTTGGAAGTCTTCTGGACCTGCGATTTCTTTCGCAAACCAGCCACCAGCCTGTGGGCCTGTGTTACCAGCGAGGAATGATTTCAGACCAAAGATCGAGCCCAGCTCGTCGTGGAAGGCCTGACCTTCACCGTGGTAGTACCAGTTCGAGATTTCCTGCGGTGTCATGCCGAATGGCACGGATGTGAAGAACGCGTAGCCTGGGTGCTGACCCACAAAGTAGTAGTCTGCGCCGTGGTACATATCAGCCTGACCGGATGTGACCGCGTCAAACACTTCAAACGCGCCAACCAGTTCGCCAGCGGCTTTCAGGTCGATGGTGAGCGAGCCACCGGACATGGCTGTGATGGTGTCAGCGGCACGCTGGGCTGCGTCATGCACACCAGCAAGGCCACGGCCCCATGTTGTGACCAGTGTCAGCGTGCGGTTGCCCTGCGCATATGCTGGTGCGGCCAGCGCCGTTGCTGCTGCCGCAGAGCCACCAAGTGCTGAATTCTTTAGAAATGAACGACGATCCATAAAGTTACCTCCCGGGTGTTTCATCTTTGCGGGCGACGCATAGTGTGCCCACAGATGGATTTCGTGCCGGGACACTAGCGCGACGCCATTTGAGGTGAAATACGTAGTACTGCGTATAATCGCCACTTTTGTCACTTTTTCTAACCAATTCTGCTGATTGTTTGGGCGCTAACAGAAGCGACTCGGACGTCATTCAGTGATTCTTGGCATTTGA is from Yoonia sp. GPGPB17 and encodes:
- a CDS encoding autotransporter outer membrane beta-barrel domain-containing protein → MKNSNSLRQMQAVCLIALAVGLASYQPAFGQEAVVIQDGQIVIESVALDEDGDSLTIETGGAIDVADDDGVVISAEEATVINDGTINTTGFDAGGIFSGGVGAASINNGTITTLGEQGDGIVSNRADATNTNNGRISTDGFDADGILTFEANAVNTNTGSISTLGGQSGGIFSRGRVSQNINSGSIVTQGDLSDGLLSTGFASTNTNSGDVRTSGFDADGILSFGSSTANTNLGNIVTTGDSSSGIFSQGRNTTNINSGKIMTRGVDSDGVVLLGSGSTLTNMGLIHVTGEDSQAVRGGSGMQTVNLGAGSLIIGGFDLGGSYDVVNYDNAGSGVSAVLTLENVEELNITGNDRPLFVVDDVITTVDTTGFSVMNDATGLLANTAQRTVGQRVGTDGAWASVLGPSRARGDDGLTLAYRTSLAGAMAGYETDMGSNRVGFVGGVSAGKTETDDDSVDIKTQSIFGGAYIGTSLGGIDLTSSLLAGFESHDGDRIVADNLAGFETANATIDGRFVTAGLQARGAGFDLGGARFTPSFSANYTFASYDGYSETGTTNANLDVDSRTAQNLHARAQLETFSTIGAFETAFRFGIDGRATDAEDATISLGEDSQSFAETDSDTGLGGFFGAQALLSETDSLQVVGDFEFGFADGGERAVSAT
- a CDS encoding TRAP transporter small permease subunit; amino-acid sequence: MGLGDAWGGNAIGWFFGNLLDAFYNFFYALFNPGSWLSWLPSINGPMETEQKEALMRFIYYGASVELFFVVFVIFLIVTIIGLINNRFMWGCVRGLEGFANIVGRTAAWAGLLMVLQQIVIIFMQRVFAVSEISIGFGITVTHDVSWWSEQLKFYNAMIVTLCASYTFVQGGHVRVDLVYSAISYRAKRVIDMFGSMVLMVPAAILTWLYGWFFLWRHLVVPNPSASSSLDRLLTQSRALRWNVETIGFSPNGFNAYFLFKVLLVVFTAMILLQAVAFFYRSYLEWKEGPESEGKNLDKDKMGDETAELVADIH